In one Sphingomonas sp. AP4-R1 genomic region, the following are encoded:
- the phbB gene encoding acetoacetyl-CoA reductase has protein sequence MARVAIVTGGTRGIGEAISLALKAEGVTVAANYAGNDERAKEFSDRTGIPAFKWDVADPEACAAGVAQVEAALGPVDIVVNNAGITRDATMLKQSYDEWKAVIDTNLGGCFNMAKATFKGMKDRGWGRFVNIGSINGQAGQYGQVNYAAAKSGIHGFTKALAQEGARFGITVNAIAPGYIDTDMVAAVPADVLAKIVAKIPVGRLGKAHEIARGVTFLCSDDGGFVTGSTLSINGGQHMY, from the coding sequence ATGGCGCGGGTTGCGATCGTTACCGGTGGAACGCGTGGTATCGGTGAGGCGATCAGTCTGGCCCTCAAGGCGGAAGGCGTCACCGTCGCCGCCAATTATGCGGGCAATGATGAACGCGCCAAGGAGTTCAGCGACCGGACCGGCATCCCCGCCTTCAAGTGGGACGTGGCCGATCCGGAGGCCTGCGCCGCCGGCGTGGCCCAGGTGGAGGCTGCGCTTGGCCCCGTCGACATCGTCGTGAACAATGCCGGCATCACGCGCGACGCGACGATGCTGAAGCAGAGCTATGACGAGTGGAAGGCCGTGATCGACACCAATCTCGGCGGCTGCTTCAACATGGCGAAGGCCACGTTCAAGGGCATGAAGGATCGCGGCTGGGGCCGCTTCGTCAATATCGGCTCGATCAACGGCCAGGCGGGCCAGTATGGCCAGGTCAATTATGCCGCCGCCAAGTCCGGCATCCACGGCTTCACCAAGGCGCTGGCGCAGGAAGGCGCGCGCTTCGGTATCACCGTCAACGCGATCGCGCCCGGCTATATCGATACGGACATGGTCGCCGCCGTCCCCGCCGACGTGCTCGCCAAGATCGTCGCCAAGATCCCGGTCGGCCGTCTGGGCAAGGCGCATGAGATTGCGCGCGGCGTGACCTTCCTGTGCTCCGACGATGGCGGCTTCGTCACCGGATCGACGCTGTCGATCAACGGCGGCCAGCACATGTACTGA
- a CDS encoding TonB-dependent siderophore receptor produces MRSHQHARPGSAFLALSCVGLFATPTALQAQKTPEEKGQELEGVTVTDTAVSDDVKVGKLESPKYTRDLLNIPQTITVIGNTTIRQQNLLSLRDALQTIPGITFGAGEGGGGYGDSINLRGQSVNNDLQIDGVRDSAQYTRSDTFNLEQIEVVNGANSVYGGGGSISGTINLVTKRPKDGNLTVVQGAVGTDDYFRGTVDSNMKVSDTVAIRLNAMGHRNDIPRRDVEYMHRWGIAPSITVGLNTATRFTVLYSHQEDHNIPVYGVPYYASLGGLLPGASYSGYYGYKDVDRQKQQTDVGTVIIEHDFTDKIALRNLSRWQRVEADSIVNPPQGTYCLTSGLTTAGAACAAGLQPGMFYPSGPRGTARYTTTKNLFTQFDLRGVFETFGLEHTANLGASIGRETYHISNGNVLRNAGGATPNPTLPPINIANPNPVYGGPINYVPSAASQGKLVTKAIYLFDAIKLVEKLELNGGVRYEGFDNTFRSDTVVATPGATFGQVTRGANQKSDDGLFSYRVGLVYKPIANASLYIAYGNSKTPVSSTVRAGCGTIAAGAPNVDPCQAKPQTAVNYEIGGKIDLMDAKLQLTASVFRNERTNFSVQSFDPAFPTLQVNDGRSRVNGISLGASGKITPNWSIFANYTYLNTKILQSISDLCRDRPTTTGCSIDAQAGAVINQTPKNAGSLFTTYTLPFGLQVGYGFTYQGDYNLNNTGVTYRSKDYLIHRAMLSYPIVGGLTAQVNIQNFTNKKYYSGIRNNGWAVPGEGRQAILSLFYSF; encoded by the coding sequence TTGCGTTCGCACCAGCACGCCCGGCCGGGATCGGCCTTCCTTGCGCTTTCCTGTGTCGGCCTGTTCGCCACGCCCACCGCGCTTCAGGCGCAGAAAACCCCCGAGGAAAAAGGGCAGGAACTGGAGGGCGTCACCGTCACCGACACCGCCGTTTCGGACGACGTGAAGGTCGGGAAACTGGAAAGCCCCAAATACACGCGCGATCTGCTGAACATTCCGCAGACGATCACCGTCATCGGCAACACCACGATCCGCCAGCAGAATCTGCTGTCGCTGCGCGACGCGCTGCAGACGATCCCCGGCATCACGTTCGGCGCGGGCGAAGGCGGCGGCGGCTATGGCGACAGTATCAACCTGCGCGGCCAGAGCGTGAACAACGACCTGCAGATCGATGGCGTGCGCGACAGCGCGCAATATACGCGCTCCGACACGTTCAATCTGGAACAGATCGAAGTCGTGAACGGCGCCAACTCCGTCTATGGCGGCGGTGGATCGATCAGCGGCACGATCAACCTCGTCACCAAGCGGCCGAAGGACGGCAATCTCACCGTCGTCCAGGGGGCGGTCGGTACGGACGATTATTTCCGCGGGACCGTCGACAGCAACATGAAGGTCAGCGACACGGTCGCGATCCGCCTCAACGCGATGGGCCATCGCAACGACATTCCCCGCCGCGACGTGGAATATATGCACCGCTGGGGCATCGCGCCGAGCATCACCGTCGGCCTCAACACGGCCACGCGCTTCACCGTCCTGTATTCGCATCAGGAAGACCACAACATCCCGGTCTATGGCGTGCCTTATTATGCCTCGCTCGGCGGCCTGCTGCCGGGCGCCAGCTACAGCGGCTATTATGGCTACAAGGATGTCGACAGGCAGAAGCAGCAGACCGACGTCGGCACCGTGATCATCGAGCATGATTTCACGGACAAGATTGCGCTGCGCAATCTGTCCCGCTGGCAGCGCGTCGAGGCGGATTCGATCGTCAATCCGCCGCAGGGCACCTACTGCCTCACCAGCGGCCTGACGACGGCGGGCGCGGCTTGCGCGGCGGGTCTGCAGCCGGGCATGTTCTATCCCTCGGGCCCGCGCGGCACCGCGCGCTACACCACGACGAAGAACCTGTTCACGCAGTTCGATCTGCGCGGCGTGTTCGAGACGTTCGGGCTGGAACATACCGCCAATCTCGGCGCGTCGATCGGCCGCGAAACCTATCATATCAGCAATGGCAACGTGCTACGCAATGCGGGGGGCGCCACGCCGAACCCCACGCTGCCGCCGATCAACATCGCCAATCCGAACCCGGTCTATGGCGGCCCGATCAATTACGTCCCGAGCGCGGCGTCGCAGGGCAAGCTCGTCACCAAGGCGATCTACCTGTTCGATGCGATCAAGCTGGTCGAGAAGCTCGAGCTGAACGGCGGCGTCCGCTATGAAGGCTTCGACAACACATTCCGCTCCGATACGGTCGTCGCCACGCCCGGCGCCACTTTCGGCCAAGTCACGCGCGGCGCGAACCAGAAGAGCGACGACGGGCTGTTCTCCTACCGTGTCGGCCTCGTGTACAAGCCGATCGCGAATGCCAGCCTGTATATCGCCTACGGTAATTCGAAGACGCCCGTTTCCTCCACCGTCCGCGCCGGCTGCGGCACGATCGCGGCGGGTGCGCCCAACGTCGATCCCTGCCAGGCCAAGCCGCAGACGGCGGTGAATTACGAGATCGGCGGCAAGATCGATCTGATGGACGCCAAGCTGCAGCTGACCGCCTCGGTCTTCCGCAACGAGCGCACCAACTTCTCCGTGCAGAGCTTCGATCCGGCCTTCCCGACGCTGCAGGTGAATGATGGCCGCAGCCGCGTGAACGGCATCTCGCTGGGCGCGTCGGGCAAGATCACGCCCAACTGGTCGATCTTCGCCAATTACACCTATCTCAATACGAAGATCCTCCAGAGCATCTCCGATCTCTGCCGCGATCGGCCGACCACCACGGGCTGCTCGATCGATGCGCAGGCCGGTGCCGTCATCAACCAGACGCCGAAGAATGCGGGCAGCCTGTTCACCACCTATACGCTGCCGTTCGGCCTGCAGGTGGGCTACGGCTTCACCTATCAGGGCGATTACAATCTGAACAATACGGGCGTCACCTATCGCTCGAAGGATTATCTGATCCATCGCGCGATGCTGTCCTACCCGATCGTCGGCGGGCTGACGGCGCAGGTGAACATCCAGAACTTCACCAACAAGAAATATTATTCCGGCATCCGCAACAATGGCTGGGCGGTGCCCGGCGAGGGGCGGCAGGCGATCCTGAGCCTGTTCTACAGCTTCTGA
- the hemH gene encoding ferrochelatase — protein sequence MKPAGHPDIPAPKVGVLLINLGTPDAAEPKAVKRYLKEFLSDRRVVELPPLLWQPILRGVVLTTRPAKSAHAYRQVWTEQGSPLAAITRAQAEALAPRLAGQGVVVDHAMRYGHPAIADRIAAMKAAGCERILLAPLYPQYSGATTATANDAAFAALAKMRWQPAIRTLPPYHDAPAYIDALADSIRAQVAALPFEADTLVASFHGMPQRTLDLGDPYHCHCRKTARLLGEALGRELTVTFQSRFGKAKWLEPATDVVLGELGRTGRRVAIFAPGFSADCVETLEELAIRGRESFVEAGGKDFAYVSCLNATDGGMKMIEFLVVQELAGWLRAS from the coding sequence ATGAAGCCCGCCGGCCATCCCGACATCCCCGCGCCGAAGGTGGGCGTGCTGCTGATCAATCTCGGCACGCCGGATGCGGCCGAACCGAAGGCGGTGAAGCGCTATCTGAAGGAGTTTCTGTCCGATCGGCGCGTGGTGGAGCTGCCGCCCTTGCTGTGGCAGCCGATCCTGCGCGGGGTGGTGCTGACGACGCGGCCCGCCAAATCGGCGCATGCCTATCGACAGGTGTGGACCGAGCAGGGATCGCCGCTGGCCGCGATCACGCGCGCGCAGGCGGAGGCGCTGGCGCCGCGACTGGCGGGGCAGGGCGTCGTCGTCGATCATGCGATGCGCTATGGCCATCCGGCCATTGCCGATCGCATCGCCGCGATGAAGGCGGCGGGCTGCGAGCGCATCCTGCTTGCTCCGCTCTATCCGCAATATTCGGGGGCGACGACGGCGACGGCCAACGATGCGGCGTTCGCGGCACTCGCGAAGATGCGCTGGCAACCGGCGATCCGCACGCTGCCGCCTTATCATGACGCGCCCGCTTATATCGATGCGCTGGCGGACAGCATCCGCGCGCAGGTCGCCGCGCTGCCGTTCGAGGCCGATACGCTGGTGGCGAGCTTCCACGGCATGCCGCAGCGGACGCTGGACCTGGGCGATCCCTATCATTGCCATTGCCGCAAGACGGCGCGGCTGCTGGGCGAGGCGCTGGGCCGCGAACTGACTGTCACCTTCCAGTCGCGCTTCGGCAAGGCCAAATGGCTGGAGCCCGCGACCGACGTGGTGCTGGGCGAACTGGGGCGGACCGGCCGTCGCGTGGCGATTTTCGCGCCCGGATTTTCGGCGGATTGCGTGGAAACGCTGGAGGAACTGGCGATTCGCGGGCGCGAAAGCTTCGTCGAAGCGGGGGGCAAGGATTTCGCGTATGTTTCCTGCCTCAACGCCACGGACGGCGGAATGAAAATGATTGAATTTCTTGTCGTACAAGAGCTTGCGGGCTGGCTCCGGGCTTCTTAG
- a CDS encoding ribbon-helix-helix domain-containing protein, translating to MAGSAPRTVMEGPIKRSVMIAGHATSVTLEPIFWNALREAAAEDQLPLSALVARIDAERVGGEAAVNLASAIRVWLFRRALL from the coding sequence ATGGCCGGATCGGCCCCCCGTACGGTGATGGAGGGGCCGATCAAACGGTCGGTGATGATCGCCGGCCACGCGACGTCGGTGACGCTGGAACCGATCTTCTGGAATGCCTTGCGCGAGGCGGCGGCTGAGGATCAGCTGCCGCTGAGCGCGCTTGTCGCCCGCATCGATGCGGAGCGCGTGGGCGGCGAGGCCGCCGTCAATCTCGCCAGCGCGATCCGCGTCTGGCTGTTCCGGCGCGCGCTGCTTTAG
- a CDS encoding sodium:alanine symporter family protein, which produces MDAFARFIDALSAIVFFKIHFGSIQIEAIVLYLALPMLFFTLWLGFPNLRLVGRGLAQLRRQPGEAEAKGDTSQFGALATALAGTIGLGNIAGVAVALTMGGPGAIFWMFVIGWFAMTVKMVEVTLGLKYRITDADGHVHGGPMYVLREVLRRRGWPRLGVAIGGCYAFFALFGAIPMVQVNQSFAQVSTVTGFANGWAYGIFIAAAVACVTLGGATWLGEVSKRLTPAKVAIYLAGLCAILILHADAIPAALAQIWHGAWGADAAQGGAVGAFVSGMRRAVFASEAGVGSAVMAHSLAKTDEPVSEGLVALLEPLLGTMLVCSLGGLALVVAGTWTGGLQGIAIMSAAFAQISPWFPYLLAVVVFLFAYSTLVAWGFYGLQAWGYLFGNGQRAQMIYKVLYVAALPPAAAIDLGHVIGIVDCSFFLMAIPNVIALFLCAGEMRRDLRAFEASDAR; this is translated from the coding sequence ATGGATGCCTTCGCCCGCTTTATCGACGCGCTCTCCGCCATCGTCTTCTTCAAGATCCATTTCGGATCGATCCAGATCGAGGCGATCGTCCTCTATCTCGCTCTGCCGATGTTGTTCTTCACGCTGTGGCTCGGCTTTCCGAACCTTCGACTGGTGGGCCGGGGCCTCGCCCAGTTGCGCCGCCAGCCGGGAGAGGCCGAGGCGAAGGGCGACACCAGCCAGTTCGGCGCGCTGGCGACGGCGCTGGCGGGCACGATCGGCCTCGGCAATATCGCGGGCGTGGCGGTGGCGCTGACGATGGGCGGGCCGGGCGCGATCTTCTGGATGTTCGTGATCGGCTGGTTCGCGATGACGGTGAAGATGGTCGAGGTGACGCTGGGCCTGAAATACCGGATCACGGATGCGGACGGCCATGTCCATGGCGGGCCGATGTATGTGCTGCGGGAGGTGCTGCGTCGGCGCGGCTGGCCCCGCCTGGGCGTCGCGATCGGCGGCTGTTACGCCTTCTTCGCCCTGTTCGGCGCGATCCCGATGGTGCAGGTGAACCAGAGCTTCGCGCAGGTCTCCACCGTCACCGGCTTCGCCAACGGCTGGGCCTACGGCATCTTCATCGCCGCCGCCGTCGCCTGCGTCACCCTGGGCGGCGCGACGTGGCTGGGCGAGGTGTCGAAGCGCCTGACGCCGGCGAAGGTCGCCATCTATCTCGCCGGCCTCTGCGCGATCCTGATCCTCCACGCCGATGCGATTCCCGCCGCGCTCGCCCAGATCTGGCACGGCGCCTGGGGCGCGGATGCGGCGCAGGGCGGTGCCGTGGGCGCGTTCGTCTCGGGCATGCGCCGCGCCGTCTTCGCGAGCGAGGCGGGTGTCGGATCGGCCGTGATGGCGCACAGCCTCGCCAAGACGGACGAGCCGGTGTCCGAGGGCCTCGTCGCGCTGCTGGAGCCTTTGCTGGGGACGATGCTGGTCTGCTCGCTCGGCGGGCTGGCGCTGGTGGTCGCGGGGACGTGGACGGGCGGGCTGCAGGGGATCGCGATCATGTCCGCTGCCTTCGCGCAGATCTCGCCCTGGTTTCCCTATCTGCTCGCGGTGGTGGTGTTCCTGTTCGCTTACTCCACGCTGGTCGCCTGGGGCTTCTATGGCCTTCAGGCGTGGGGCTATCTCTTCGGCAACGGCCAGCGCGCGCAGATGATCTACAAGGTACTGTACGTGGCCGCTTTGCCGCCGGCCGCCGCAATCGATCTGGGCCATGTGATCGGCATCGTCGACTGCAGCTTCTTCCTGATGGCGATCCCCAACGTGATCGCCCTCTTCCTCTGCGCCGGCGAGATGCGGCGCGACCTGCGCGCGTTCGAGGCCAGCGACGCGCGATAG
- the epsC gene encoding serine O-acetyltransferase EpsC: MGVEPSLQMGSYWELGEVLAGLREVRTKWRDAHPRNREHGSANFPARRTLEEVMSILCGVLFPLRLGPSYVRADNEEAYVAETLENGLSHLYGQIRRELAYSAPTGGTEEAIDAGARRIIGAFAHALPSIRAALDSDVEAAFAQDPAARSVDEVLLCYPSLLAIIHYRIAARLHRLGAPLVARIIAEIAHSETGIDIHPGAAIGHSFFIDHGTGLVIGETAEIGHHVRLHQSVTLGGPAGPLEEGRGRPRHPVIGDDVIIYAGATLLGRITVGAGSVIGGNVWLTDDVPPGSRVEQAVAVRGIDAA, translated from the coding sequence ATGGGCGTCGAACCGAGTCTCCAGATGGGCAGCTATTGGGAGTTGGGCGAGGTGCTGGCCGGGCTGCGCGAGGTCCGCACGAAATGGCGCGATGCGCATCCGCGCAATCGCGAGCATGGATCGGCCAATTTCCCCGCCCGCCGCACGCTGGAGGAGGTGATGAGCATTCTCTGCGGCGTGCTGTTTCCGCTGCGGCTCGGCCCCAGCTACGTGCGCGCCGACAATGAGGAGGCCTATGTCGCGGAGACGCTGGAGAATGGCCTGAGCCATCTCTACGGCCAGATCCGGCGCGAGCTGGCTTATTCCGCGCCCACCGGCGGCACCGAGGAGGCGATCGACGCGGGCGCGCGGCGCATCATCGGCGCCTTCGCCCATGCCTTGCCCTCGATCCGCGCCGCGCTGGACAGCGATGTGGAGGCCGCCTTCGCGCAGGATCCCGCCGCGCGCAGCGTGGACGAGGTGTTGCTCTGCTATCCCAGCCTGCTCGCGATCATCCATTATCGGATCGCGGCGCGGCTGCACCGGCTGGGCGCTCCGCTCGTCGCGCGCATCATCGCCGAGATCGCCCATTCGGAGACGGGGATCGATATCCATCCCGGCGCCGCGATCGGCCACAGCTTCTTCATCGATCACGGCACCGGCCTCGTGATCGGCGAGACGGCCGAGATCGGCCATCACGTGCGCCTGCACCAGTCGGTCACGCTCGGCGGCCCGGCGGGGCCGCTGGAGGAGGGGCGGGGAAGGCCGCGCCATCCCGTGATCGGCGATGACGTGATCATCTATGCGGGTGCCACGTTGCTCGGCCGGATCACGGTGGGCGCGGGATCGGTGATCGGCGGCAATGTGTGGCTGACGGACGATGTGCCGCCGGGCAGTCGGGTGGAGCAGGCGGTGGCGGTGCGGGGGATCGACGCCGCCTGA
- a CDS encoding molybdopterin cofactor-binding domain-containing protein: MDDRDRSPYQARMAPPKPSSPPSSPSRGLTRRRLLVGGGAGVGLALAWGIWPRDYAPNLAAGPGETIVNAFLKIGTDGRVTVIVPQAEMGQGVWTALPQILADELGADWRQVGVEPAPINPVYANTLLIADAAAEQLPGFLAGPGRWAAREYATRNALMMTAGSSSIRGFEQRFREAGAAARVLLCMAAGKRLGADWQACDTEAGFVVRGDDRFRFGELAAEAAGFSPPDPVPLRDPGEGKLSGQSMPRLDLPAKVDGTMRFAGDVRLPQMLFASIRHGPLGDTSVGAIDEKAAHAVPGVVSVVKRQGWVAVLANTTWAADRGADALAAKYQTRGTLPGAVHVAGALDRALATGGKRLIAIGDAESALGGTPTVAADYTVPLAAHAAIEPLVATARMTGGRVEIWVPTQAQGLTRRAVAQATGYAEDAVTVYPMPVGGGFGRKVENDAAVEAALLAIEAKRPVQLLWTRGEEMQRARHRPPAKARLKAKLTGGRVAAWSATVATPSAMGAMGQRLFGHGGGGGPELAAIEGAQPPYAIPAVAVAHAPAEIGIETGMWRSVAHSYTAFFSESFMDELAAAANSDALSFRMAQLGGNPRLARCLTRVTAAGGWAGEAESGQGLAIHSAFGSHIALLAEAGVEDDAIRVSRLVASVDCGRIINPDIVRQQIEGGLVWGLAAALGGAVSYTAGVVDQRSLAALNLPKLADIPDIVVELVPSKEVPGGVAELAVPVVAPAIANAIASATGKRLRALPLVLA, from the coding sequence GTGGACGATCGGGATCGGTCGCCGTATCAGGCGCGCATGGCGCCGCCGAAACCGTCTTCCCCCCCATCGTCTCCGTCCAGAGGGCTTACGCGTCGCCGGCTGCTGGTCGGCGGCGGAGCGGGCGTCGGGCTCGCGCTGGCCTGGGGGATCTGGCCGCGTGATTATGCGCCCAATCTCGCGGCCGGGCCGGGCGAGACGATCGTCAACGCCTTCCTGAAGATCGGCACGGACGGACGCGTCACCGTGATCGTGCCGCAGGCCGAGATGGGGCAGGGCGTGTGGACCGCGCTGCCGCAGATCCTGGCGGACGAACTGGGTGCCGATTGGCGGCAGGTGGGCGTGGAGCCCGCGCCGATCAATCCGGTCTATGCGAACACGCTGCTGATCGCGGATGCGGCGGCCGAGCAGTTGCCGGGCTTTCTCGCCGGGCCGGGCCGTTGGGCCGCGCGCGAATATGCCACGCGCAACGCGCTGATGATGACGGCGGGCTCCAGCTCGATCCGTGGCTTCGAGCAGCGCTTCCGCGAGGCGGGCGCGGCGGCGCGCGTGCTGCTGTGCATGGCGGCGGGCAAACGGCTCGGCGCGGACTGGCAGGCCTGCGATACGGAAGCCGGCTTCGTCGTGCGCGGCGACGATCGTTTCCGCTTCGGCGAACTGGCGGCGGAGGCGGCGGGCTTTTCTCCGCCCGATCCCGTTCCGTTGCGCGATCCGGGCGAGGGCAAGCTTTCGGGCCAGTCGATGCCCCGGCTCGATCTGCCGGCGAAGGTGGATGGCACGATGCGGTTCGCGGGCGATGTGCGCCTGCCGCAGATGCTGTTCGCCTCGATCCGCCACGGCCCGCTGGGCGATACGAGCGTCGGTGCGATCGACGAGAAGGCCGCGCACGCCGTGCCCGGCGTCGTCTCGGTCGTGAAGCGGCAAGGCTGGGTGGCGGTGCTGGCCAACACCACATGGGCGGCGGATCGCGGCGCCGATGCGCTGGCGGCCAAATATCAGACGCGCGGCACCCTGCCGGGCGCGGTGCATGTCGCGGGCGCACTGGATCGGGCGCTGGCGACGGGCGGCAAGCGCCTGATCGCGATCGGCGATGCGGAAAGCGCGCTGGGCGGTACTCCAACGGTCGCGGCCGATTATACGGTGCCGCTCGCGGCGCATGCGGCGATCGAGCCTCTGGTGGCGACGGCGCGCATGACGGGCGGGCGGGTCGAGATCTGGGTGCCGACGCAGGCGCAGGGCCTCACGCGCCGCGCCGTGGCGCAGGCGACCGGCTATGCCGAGGACGCGGTGACCGTCTATCCGATGCCGGTCGGCGGCGGTTTCGGTCGCAAGGTGGAGAATGATGCGGCGGTCGAGGCGGCCCTGCTCGCGATCGAGGCCAAGCGCCCCGTGCAATTGCTGTGGACGCGCGGCGAGGAGATGCAGCGCGCGCGCCATCGTCCGCCCGCCAAGGCGCGGCTGAAGGCGAAGCTCACGGGCGGCCGCGTCGCCGCGTGGAGCGCCACGGTCGCGACGCCGTCCGCGATGGGCGCGATGGGCCAGCGCCTGTTCGGCCATGGCGGCGGCGGTGGGCCGGAACTGGCCGCGATCGAGGGCGCGCAGCCGCCTTATGCGATCCCGGCCGTGGCCGTGGCGCATGCGCCCGCCGAGATCGGAATCGAGACGGGCATGTGGCGCTCGGTCGCGCACAGCTACACGGCCTTCTTTTCCGAAAGCTTCATGGACGAGCTGGCGGCGGCGGCGAACAGCGATGCCTTGTCCTTCCGCATGGCGCAGCTGGGCGGCAATCCGCGCCTCGCGCGCTGCCTCACCCGCGTGACGGCGGCGGGCGGCTGGGCGGGCGAGGCGGAATCGGGGCAGGGCCTCGCCATCCATTCGGCGTTCGGCAGCCATATCGCCTTGCTGGCCGAAGCGGGGGTGGAGGATGATGCGATCCGCGTCTCGCGCCTCGTGGCTTCGGTCGATTGCGGGCGGATCATCAATCCCGATATCGTCCGCCAGCAGATCGAAGGCGGTCTGGTCTGGGGCCTCGCCGCCGCGCTGGGAGGCGCGGTCAGCTATACGGCGGGCGTCGTCGACCAGCGCTCGCTCGCCGCGCTCAACCTGCCGAAGCTGGCCGACATACCGGACATCGTGGTGGAACTGGTGCCCAGCAAGGAAGTGCCCGGCGGCGTCGCCGAACTCGCCGTGCCGGTGGTGGCGCCCGCCATCGCCAATGCGATCGCCTCCGCCACCGGCAAGCGCCTGCGCGCGCTGCCTCTGGTGCTGGCATGA
- the bla gene encoding class A beta-lactamase: MKRLLWAAVTVAMLGIPVTGGAETPEETRLAPPSTARNLPTLAMLRTKLDAEASSGKARVGLAAIDISTGDMVSVNGDQHFPMASTVKVAIAAAFLHGVQQGRLSLDAMYRLPPAQRQAARGLGDMRLHGRPLSGAELMDLMLIRSDNAAADTLLYAIGGTRALGTWLDNAGIAGQRVDRSIAELLRDHETKKRIRVGKGKRRRWITVSVPRAAPVGDKRDSSTPEAMVALLAKLRNGELLDARRTTYLFDVMERCRTGPGRIRGLLPAGTRVAHKTGTMNGITDDVGIVTLPNGHDLAVAIFETGSGGSRAHDRKIAQLSRILYDHFSATS, encoded by the coding sequence GTGAAGCGACTGCTGTGGGCGGCGGTGACCGTCGCGATGCTCGGGATTCCCGTTACAGGCGGCGCGGAGACGCCCGAAGAGACGCGGCTCGCCCCGCCCTCCACCGCGCGCAACCTCCCCACGCTGGCGATGCTGCGGACCAAGCTGGATGCCGAGGCGAGCAGCGGCAAGGCGCGCGTCGGTCTCGCCGCGATCGACATCAGCACCGGCGACATGGTCTCCGTGAACGGCGACCAGCATTTCCCGATGGCCAGCACCGTGAAGGTCGCCATCGCCGCCGCCTTCCTCCACGGCGTCCAGCAGGGCCGCCTGTCGCTCGACGCGATGTATCGCCTGCCCCCGGCGCAGCGGCAGGCCGCGCGCGGGCTCGGCGACATGCGGCTGCACGGGCGCCCGCTGTCGGGCGCCGAGCTGATGGACCTGATGCTGATCCGCAGCGACAATGCCGCCGCCGACACGTTGCTGTACGCGATCGGCGGCACGCGCGCCTTGGGCACCTGGCTGGACAATGCGGGCATCGCCGGCCAGCGCGTCGATCGATCGATCGCGGAATTGCTGCGCGATCACGAGACGAAGAAGCGCATTCGCGTCGGCAAGGGCAAGAGGCGCCGCTGGATCACCGTGTCCGTCCCCCGCGCCGCCCCCGTGGGCGACAAGCGCGACAGCTCCACGCCCGAGGCGATGGTCGCTTTGCTCGCGAAGCTGCGCAACGGCGAGCTGCTGGATGCCCGGCGCACCACCTATCTGTTCGACGTGATGGAGCGCTGCCGCACCGGGCCGGGCCGCATCCGGGGCCTCCTGCCCGCCGGCACGCGCGTGGCGCACAAGACCGGCACGATGAACGGCATCACCGACGATGTCGGCATCGTCACCTTGCCCAATGGCCACGATCTGGCGGTGGCGATCTTCGAGACGGGCAGCGGCGGATCGCGCGCGCACGATCGCAAGATCGCCCAGCTCTCGCGCATCCTCTACGATCATTTCAGCGCGACGTCGTGA